A genomic window from Lotus japonicus ecotype B-129 chromosome 1, LjGifu_v1.2 includes:
- the LOC130732515 gene encoding uncharacterized protein LOC130732515: MGADWAPVILAAGLFILLSPGLLFQFPARFRVVEFGNMSTSGISILIHAIIFSCILTILLIALGIQIHFN; the protein is encoded by the coding sequence ATGGGAGCTGATTGGGCACCGGTGATTCTCGCAGCGGGTTTGTTCATCCTTCTATCTCCAGGGTTGCTTTTCCAATTCCCAGCAAGGTTTAGGGTGGTGGAGTTTGGTAACATGAGCACTAGTGGGATTTCGATTTTGATCCATGCCATCATATTTTCATGTATACTTACCATCTTGCTTATTGCACTAGGCATTCAGATACACTTTAATTAG
- the LOC130729717 gene encoding uncharacterized protein LOC130729717, whose product MADWAPIVIGLVLFVIFSPGVLFQLPGKGKVVEFCNLQTSGVSVFVHSLFFFGFMVIFLIAIQVHIGSG is encoded by the coding sequence ATGGCAGATTGGGCTCCAATCGTGATAGGTTTGGTTCTGTTTGTTATTTTTTCGCCTGGAGTCCTGTTCCAGTTGCCAGGCAAAGGCAAGGTAGTGGAGTTCTGCAATTTGCAAACAAGTGGCGTTTCCGTATTTGTCCATTCCCTTTTCTTCTTTGGCTTTATGGTTATCTTCCTCATTGCCATTCAAGTTCATATCGGAAGTGGTTAA
- the LOC130729718 gene encoding serpin-ZX-like isoform X1, giving the protein MWADKTLFLSPSFIQLMATHYKTSLASLDFKKQGRKVCRVVNSWVGKETDGLITELLDPESVSNSSSRLIIANALCFKGVWKHKFDASMTYNRVFYLLNGTSIRVPFMSSMKAEQFVSVFDDLKVLRLSYKQGRDKKRQFSMYIFLPEAEDGLPALIEKVASEPGFLEDKLPKRKVKVRVFMIPKFKISFMLEASKVLKELGVVLPFSRCDANFTNMVDSPSDEFPSDELYIDNMFHKAFIEVNEEGTEAAAASSGRLVRMCDSDSVSTDTDFVADHPFLFLIKEDLSGTILFIGRVLHPDEVDTLEDEDEDDTLDEDEDDTVEDEDDDIIY; this is encoded by the exons ATGTGGGCTGACAAAACGTTGTTTCTTTCCCCTTCCTTCATACAACTTATGGCTACTCATTACAAGACCTCTTTGGCATCACTTGATTTTAAGAAACAG GGCAGAAAAGTGTGCCGTGTAGTGAATTCTTGGGTCGGAAAAGAGACGGATGGTCTTATTACAGAACTTCTTGATCCTGAATCTGTATCCAATAGCTCATCCAGACTTATCATTGCTAATGCACTATGCTTCAAAGGTGTGTGGAAACACAAGTTTGATGCTTCAATGACGTATAATCGTgttttttatcttcttaatgGCACCTCAATCAGGGTTCCCTTCATGAGCAGCATGAAGGCGGAGCAATTTGTTAGTGTTTTTGATGATTTGAAAGTCCTTCGTCTTTCTTATAAACAAGGTAGAGATAAAAAGCGTCAATTCTCCATGTATATTTTTCTTCCTGAAGCTGAAGATGGTCTTCCAGCTTTAATTGAAAAGGTAGCTTCAGAACCTGGGTTTCTAGAAGACAAACTTCCTAAGCGAAAAGTGAAAGTGCGTGTCTTCATGATTCCAAAATTCAAGATTTCTTTTATGCTTGAAGCTTCTAAAGTGCTGAAAGAGTTGGGAGTGGTTTTGCCTTTCTCTAGATGTGATGCAAATTTTACAAATATGGTAGACTCTCCCTCGGATGAATTTCCCTCGGATGAATTATACATTGATAACATGTTTCATAAAGCTTTCATTGAGGTAAATGAAGAAGGAACTGAAGCTGCAGCGGCTAGTTCTGGGAGATTGGTACGTATGTGTGATTCAGATTCAGTTTCAACTGACACAGACTTTGTAGCTGACCacccttttctcttcttaatcaaagaAGATCTGAGCGGAACAATCCTCTTTATTGGACGGGTGCTCCATCCAGATGAAGTAGACACACTAGAAGATGAAGACGAAGACGACACACTAGATGAAGACGAAGACGACACAGTAGAGGATGAGGATGACGACATTATTTATTAG
- the LOC130729718 gene encoding serpin-ZX-like isoform X2, translating into MWADKTLFLSPSFIQLMATHYKTSLASLDFKKQGRKVCRVVNSWVGKETDGLITELLDPESVSNSSSRLIIANALCFKGVWKHKFDASMTYNRVFYLLNGTSIRVPFMSSMKAEQFVSVFDDLKVLRLSYKQGRDKKRQFSMYIFLPEAEDGLPALIEKVASEPGFLEDKLPKRKVKVRVFMIPKFKISFMLEASKVLKELGVVLPFSRCDANFTNMVDSPSDEFPSDELYIDNMFHKAFIEVNEEGTEAAAASSGRLI; encoded by the exons ATGTGGGCTGACAAAACGTTGTTTCTTTCCCCTTCCTTCATACAACTTATGGCTACTCATTACAAGACCTCTTTGGCATCACTTGATTTTAAGAAACAG GGCAGAAAAGTGTGCCGTGTAGTGAATTCTTGGGTCGGAAAAGAGACGGATGGTCTTATTACAGAACTTCTTGATCCTGAATCTGTATCCAATAGCTCATCCAGACTTATCATTGCTAATGCACTATGCTTCAAAGGTGTGTGGAAACACAAGTTTGATGCTTCAATGACGTATAATCGTgttttttatcttcttaatgGCACCTCAATCAGGGTTCCCTTCATGAGCAGCATGAAGGCGGAGCAATTTGTTAGTGTTTTTGATGATTTGAAAGTCCTTCGTCTTTCTTATAAACAAGGTAGAGATAAAAAGCGTCAATTCTCCATGTATATTTTTCTTCCTGAAGCTGAAGATGGTCTTCCAGCTTTAATTGAAAAGGTAGCTTCAGAACCTGGGTTTCTAGAAGACAAACTTCCTAAGCGAAAAGTGAAAGTGCGTGTCTTCATGATTCCAAAATTCAAGATTTCTTTTATGCTTGAAGCTTCTAAAGTGCTGAAAGAGTTGGGAGTGGTTTTGCCTTTCTCTAGATGTGATGCAAATTTTACAAATATGGTAGACTCTCCCTCGGATGAATTTCCCTCGGATGAATTATACATTGATAACATGTTTCATAAAGCTTTCATTGAGGTAAATGAAGAAGGAACTGAAGCTGCAGCGGCTAGTTCTGGGAGATTG ATCTGA
- the LOC130732516 gene encoding serpin-ZXA-like — protein sequence MFMCLILKGKKVCPVVNSWVEKETDGLITELLDPESVSNSSSRLIIANALCFKGVWKHKFDASMTYNRVFYLLNGTSIRVPFMSNMKAEQFVSVFDDLKVLRLSYKQGRDKKRQFSMYIFLPEAEDGLPALIEKAASEPGFLEDKLPKRKVKVRVFMIPKFKISFMLEASNVLKELGVVLPFSRCDANFTNMVDSPSDELYIDNMFHKAFIEVNEEGTEAAAASSGRLVRMCDSDSVSTGPDFVADHPFLFLIKEDLSGTILFIGRVLHPDEVDTLEDEDENDTLDEDEDDTVEDEDDDNIY from the coding sequence atGTTTATGTGCTTAATTTTAAAGGGCAAAAAAGTGTGCCCTGTAGTGAATTCTTGGGTCGAAAAAGAGACGGATGGTCTTATTACAGAACTTCTTGATCCTGAATCTGTATCCAATAGCTCGTCCAGACTTATCATTGCTAATGCACTATGCTTCAAAGGTGTGTGGAAACACAAGTTTGATGCTTCAATGACGTATAATCGTgttttttatcttcttaatgGCACCTCAATCAGGGTTCCCTTCATGAGCAACATGAAGGCGGAGCAATTTGTTAGTGTTTTTGATGATTTGAAAGTCCTTCGTCTTTCTTATAAACAAGGTAGAGATAAAAAGCGTCAATTCTCCATGTATATTTTTCTTCCTGAAGCTGAAGATGGTCTTCCAGCTTTAATTGAAAAGGCAGCTTCAGAACCTGGGTTTCTAGAAGACAAACTTCCTAAGCGAAAAGTGAAAGTGCGTGTCTTCATGATTCCAAAATTCAAGATTTCTTTTATGCTTGAAGCTTCTAATGTGCTGAAAGAGTTGGGAGTGGTTTTGCCTTTCTCTAGATGTGATGCAAATTTTACAAATATGGTAGACTCTCCCTCGGATGAATTATACATTGATAACATGTTTCATAAAGCTTTCATTGAGGTAAATGAAGAGGGAACTGAAGCTGCAGCGGCTAGTTCTGGGAGATTGGTACGTATGTGTGATTCAGATTCAGTTTCAACTGGCCCAGACTTTGTAGCTGACCacccttttctcttcttaatcaaagaAGATCTGAGCGGTACAATCCTCTTTATTGGACGGGTGCTCCATCCAGATGAAGTAGACACACTAGAAGATGAAGACGAAAACGACACACTAGATGAAGACGAAGACGACACAGTAGAGGATGAGGATGACGACAATATTTATTAG